One window of Cryptococcus neoformans var. grubii H99 chromosome 11, complete sequence genomic DNA carries:
- a CDS encoding WD-repeat protein has translation MFSNMGQLMHDDGPSTSTHVEGNVSNGHSAVQPGSLPPSILSSIIPVRPSGTLMYEDDHDWASVQEKLKEQGDVEGQMEVDGDIDGKGKGTSQVIGRPGAGGGKRMPVEREEVVRLVLQGLRDIGYHQSADVLEAESGYQLCDGAATDFQNAILGGRWSDALDLLPELGIPVSNPAAEAGPSSESSSVTSDKAGNGVMSGTSPGDQARFLISQQKYLEYLEVGQQKKALSVLRGELARVAKDQNVLHTLSGFMMCLDKEDLYERAGWDGSRGISRRQLLEHLQEFISPRLMVPSRRLATLFDQARQQQQSTALYLDHPEANSLYSDYRNKPDQFPSVTTHVLVDHTDEVWRIEWSPDGTKLASAGKDRIVVIWNVEPTTREDGSVRYNVTPSHHFSDHNDPIDSMAWSPDGKLLVTGADKNVHIWDTEKGIQIPKQTPGWQHTDTISSIQWTSDGSEFLVTSMDCRIVFYNRAGKLLRQWSTFPLQFNDCCLVPDGSILIAITTPLKRVAHNDRLKQAMSGRPVESNSSGSGSGAAGSGSAAAATAGGGLTLLGGPDFGFATMEHSIVMVRMSDHEIIDWSQDLRCEMTSIRLSSDGKRALVSCSPDEIQEWSIYPGLKYLRRHTGHIQGNFLIRSCFGAVKDQFVLSGSEDGHVYVWQGKATHPIEVLSGHSDVVNAVAWNPVGSRKIFASCSDDKTVRIWQPPTSAVDVPTEPGLSEKIEVENSFTDSAGDGMVL, from the exons ATGTTTAGCAATATGGGCCAGCTTATGCACGATGATGGACCATCCACTTCTACGCATGTAGAGGGAAACGTATCTAATGGTCACTCTGCTGTCCAGCCTGGCTCATTACcgccttccatcctttcctctATCATTCCCGTACGACCCTCTGGAACTTTGATGTATGAAGACGATCATGACTGGGCGTCTGTTCAAGAGAAGTTGAAGGAGCAAGGAGACGTCGAAGGACAAATGGAAGTAGACGGGGATATCGACGGGAAAGGCAAGGGCACATCTCAAGTGATTGGTCGGCCCGGTGCTGGGGGTGGTAAGAGAATGCCtgttgagagagaagaagttgtGAGGCTAGTTCTGCAAGGATTACGGGACATCGGATATCA CCAATCAGCAGACGTGTTAGAAGCGGAATCGGGCTATCAACTGTGCGACGGTGCAGCGACAGACTTCCAAAACGCCATCCTTGGAGGCCGTTGGTCCGACGCTTTAGATCTCCTTCCGGAACTTGGTATACCAGTCTCCAACCCTGCTGCTGAAGCAGGTCCAAGTTCAGAATCTAGTAGTGTAACCTCTGACAAAGCTGGTAATGGTGTAATGAGCGGTACTTCCCCTGGGGACCAAGCGCGTTTCCTCATTTCTCAGCAAAAGTACCTGGAGTACCTCGAAGTGGGACAACAAAAGAAGGCTTTGAGTGTGTTACGAGGAGAGCTGGCCAGAGTGGCCAAGGACCAAAATGTCCTCCATACTTTGTCTGG CTTCATGATGTGTCTAGACAAGGAGGATCTGTATGAAAGAGCTGGATGGGACGGATCACGAGGAATATCTCGAAGACAACTTCTGGAGCACCTTCAAG AGTTCATATCTCCTAGATTGATGGTCCCCTCCCGTCGTCTTGCCACCCTTTTCGACCAAGCAcgtcaacaacagcagTCCACAGCCCTTTATCTCGATCATCCAGAAGCCAACTCCCTCTATTCAGATTACCGCAACAAACCCGATCAATTCCCTTCAGTAACGACCCACGTACTCGTCGACCATACCGACGAAGTGTGGAGAATCGAGTGGAGTCCCGATGGAACGAAACTAGCGAGCGCGGGTAAAGATCGCATCGTCGTCATCTGGAACGTTGAACCAACAacaagagaagatggatcTGTGAGATACAATGTTACTCCTTCGCACCATTTCTCGGACCATAACGATCCCATCGATTCCATGGCTTGGTCTCCAGATGGGAAGCTGTTGGTCACTGGTGCTGATAAAAATGTCCACATATGGGATACAGAG AAGGGAATACAGATTCCCAAGCAAACACCTGGGTGGCAACATACTGACACGATCAGCTCCATCCAATGGACGTCTGACGGCTCAGAATTTTTGGTCACATCCATGGATTGCCGAATTGTCTTTTAT AACCGCGCCGGCAAACTCCTCCGACAATGGTCCACCTTCCCTCTCCAATTCAATGACTGCTGCCTCGTCCCTGATGGATCCATTCTTATCGCAATTACTACCCCTCTCAAGCGGGTGGCGCATAACGACAGGCTTAAACAGGCAATGTCAGGACGACCGGTCGAAAGCAATTCTTCCGGATCTGGGTCTGGTGCGGCGGGAAGTGGCAGTGCAGCGGCAGCGACGGCAGGAGGGGGTTTAACTCTGCTTGGCGGACCGGACTTCGGCTTTGCAACAATGGAGCACAGTATCGTAATGGTCCGGATGTCAGACCATGAGATCATCGA CTGGTCTCAGGATTTGAGATGCGAGATGACAAGCATCAGGCTCTCTAGTGACGGAAAGAGAGCATTGGTCAGTTGCAGTCCTGAC GAAATCCAAGAATGGAGCATTTATCCCGGTCTCAAGTATCTTCGCAGACATACAGGTCACATCCAAGGGAACTTCCTCATTCGCAGCTGTTTTGGTGCGGTCAAAGATCAGTTCGTGCTTAGCGGTAGTGAAG ATGGCCATGTCTATGtatggcaaggaaaagccaCCCATCCTATAGAGGTGCTTTCGGGACATTCGGACGTTGTCAATGCTGTAGCATGGAATCCTGTTGGTTCCAGAAAGATATTTGCCAGTTGTAGCGACGATAAAACCGT GAGGATCTGGCAGCCACCTACAAGTGCAGTTGATGTTCCGACTGAGCCCGGCTTGAGCGAAAAGATCGAAGTCGAGAATAGTTTCACAGACAGTGCTGGAGATGGGATGGTTTTATAA
- a CDS encoding histone deacetylase 6/10: MDTPPPVASTSAPPLAAVHTPAATNVFTTPTHTTPITTMPIPGAAARIARTGYIYDPLMMLHCMEGYMPTAENVMDNSDGHPEDPMRIKRIFTRLAEQGLIRRMKRLDFEEVKFDQVLLVHGEEMWDKVQATELLSDQQIQAMKEYYDQLSLYVCRETAHCARLSAGGVIQACRSVCKNEVRNAFAIVRPPGHHAEPNEHMGFCFFNNVAVATREMQREGLAKKVLILDWDVHHGNGTQRAFWHDGDVLYMSLHRHEGGTFYPNSDFGSLNMVGDGEGVGKSVNIPWPGPGFGDADYIYAFQRIIMPIAYEFNPDLVIISAGFDAADGDLLGQCHVTPAAYGHMTHMLSSLAGGKLVVALEGGYNLRAISDSALAVARVLLGEIPPELGIMRASEAATEVVYQVALEQSKYWKCIDVKACEPPEVTELESGTSPVYTIPDLLKIHRAHHMFTKHQLYQIPLASQDLEAAFGGQIICNENMYEVGEKGVLVVFVHDFGNLRVETDGARSTNIHLANSYLLDTSDAVVSWVKTKGYNIIDVNILKQLPTEYPKGPKMVMKQANDMESKLMKYIWDNYIELSECEKVVFIGHGTGCQAIMDLVNARDVELKVKAVVQVAGLHSLVRPNPSNKEKLSWFKQCNQIYVPAEHVVLEDEKVKRRLGDAVFTSQKAKVVDVLNDVLPRIKAFVESKVEDGLPPRPHSGPDGLYGLGGGGGGGAGSGELVAVNGHVHVG; the protein is encoded by the exons ATGGACACCCCCCCCCCCGTCGCTTCCACCTCGGCCCCGCCGCTCGCCGCCGTCCACACTCCCGCCGCCACAAACGTCTTCACCACCCCCACCCATACAACCCCGATCACAACCATGCCCATCCCAGGTGCAGCAGCACGCATCGCCCGTACCGGCTACATCTACGACCCGCTCATGATGCTCCATTGCATGGAAGGCTACATGCCCACCGCAGAGAATGTAATGGATAACAGTGACGGGCACCCGGAAGATCCCATGAGGATCAAGAGGATCTTTACGAGGCTGGCGGAGCAAGGGTTGATCAGGAGAATGAAGCGGCTGGATTTTGAAGAGGTCAAGTTTGATCAAGTGTTGTTGGTGCATGGCGAGGAGATGTGGGATAAAGTGCAGGCGACAGAGC TGTTGAGCGATCAGCAAATTCAAGCTATGAAAGAGTATTACGATCAGCTATCCCTCTACGTCTGCCGTGAAACTGCCCATTGTGCTCGTCTTTCTGCTGGAGGTGTGATTCAAGCATGCAGATCAGTCTGCAAGAATGAAGTGCGTAACGCCTTTGCTATCGTACGTCCTCCGGGCCATCATGCAGAGCCCAACGAACATATGGGTTTCTGTTTCTTCAATAATGTTGCAGTGGCTACCAGGGAGATGCAGAGGGAAGGGCTGGCCAAAAAGGTATTGATCTTGGATTG GGATGTCCACCATGGTAACGGTACACAAAGAGCATTCTGGCATGATGGTGATGTACTTTACATGTCATTACATAGACATGAAGGAGGAACATTCTACCCCAACAGCGATTTCGGATCTCTCAACATGGTcggtgatggtgaaggtGTCGGCAA GTCCGTCAACATCCCTTGGCCTGGACCGGGTTTCGGTGATGCCGACTACATCTATGCTTTCCAGCGGATCATCATGCCAATAGCATACGAGTTCAACCCCGATCTCGTCATCA TTTCTGCTGGATTCGATGCTGCTGACGGCGATTTGCTCGGTCAATGCCATGTCACCCCTGCAGCGTACGGACATATGACACATATGCTCAGTTCATTGGCTGGTGGCAAGCTTGTCGTCGCTCTTGAA GGCGGATACAATCTCCGAGCCATCTCCGATTCCGCCCTCGCCGTCGCCCGTGTTCTCTTGGGTGAAATCCCGCCCGAGCTGGGTATCATGCGAGCATCCGAAGCGGCTACCGAGGTGGTCTACCAGGTCGCGCTTGAACAAAGCAAGTACTGGAAATGCATCGATGTAAAGGCCTGTGAACCTCCTGAAG TCACCGAGCTTGAGAGTGGCACTTCTCCCGTGTATACGATCCCTGACCTACTAAAAATCCATCGCGCACACCACATGTTTACCAAACACCAATTGTACCAAATACCATTGGCCAGCCAAGACTTGGAAGCTGCATTCGGCGGTCAGATCATCTGCAA TGAGAATATGTATGAAGTTGGAGAAAAGGGGGTGTTGGTCGTGTTTGTCCATGACTT TGGTAATTTGCGAGTGGAGACCGATGGCGCAAGATCGACCAACATCCATCTGGCGAACAGCTACCTT CTTGATACGAGTGATGCGGTTGTATCGTGGGTTAAAACAAAAGGTTACAACATTATCGATGTCAATATCCTAAAGCAATTACCTACCGAATATCCT AAAGGCCCCAAGATGGTCATGAAACAAGCCAACGACATGGAATCCAAGTTAATGAAGTACATCTGGGACAATTACATTGAACTGTCCGAGTGCGAAAAAGTCGTGTTCATAGGACATGGTACAGGCTGTCAAGCGATCATGGATCTTGTCAATGCGAGGGATGTCGAGCTCAAGGTGAAGGCGGTGGTCCAAGTGGCCGGATTACATTCCTTGGTCAGGCCAAATCCGTCAAATAAGGAAAAGTTGAGCTGGTTCAAGcag TGTAATCAAATCTACGTGCCTGCCGAACATGTGGTattggaggatgaaaaggttAAGCGGAGATTAGGCGACGCGGTGTTTACATCCC AAAAAGCTAAAGTCGTCGACGTCCTTAACGATGTCCTTCCGCGAATCAAGGCCTTTGTCGAATCCAAAGTCGAAGATGGTCTTCCGCCGCGACCGCATTCGGGTCCGGATGGGTTGTACGGTCtaggagggggagggggtgGGGGTGCTGGGAGTGGAGAGTTGGTGGCTGTTAATGGACATGTACATGTGGGATGA
- a CDS encoding nucleolar protein 12, with protein sequence MAKHAANKGKAPLTDKNNKRKRDAQDNKHEDAPVALFAAVKDTELDDIFAKSDAFSAPVPVASTSKAHLQTTSEPAAKKGKKSPSPKVQMEEDVEVDDQSESKSTEEEEEDEDGEDNDAELSEIDEELPDEDEDDEEASDVGSDDEAAKAKETKKAKKTKLGKYVPAEESVQDKNRRTAFIGNLPIDAAKSKSILKQLRAHIMSFVPSAKIESLRFRSVAFATPTAALPTEDPEKDANQRAKREKERAAAWKAKQNTDGEDAELDKAKVFIDAKGKRKVAFIKKDFHSEIDSCNAYVVFAYPHPDRAANVAPILDPFEAAAKFIASANSSTFSGRTIRVDSVRLPSSVALAGASTSLSKRDAWLPSNTDPKKSLFVGGLDYAAKEEDVRVFFEELVKAERGANKEGSGKWVTGVRIVRDKETQLGKGFGYVHFADRESVEEILAMDAKQIKFAKRTLRVQPCKTIPTANTLQNTIKKVAAGSGGGGGASSGKKDKTKRPYVRPGVIPKGNPLLGEKLKDLSKEERKTIKSSDADRQARRLAKKKAKMSLEKDKAKGAVKLTLTRSEKEKTSASKKPKAKKGKKRAPSAVAKMKGSRE encoded by the exons ATGGCGAAACACGCTGCAAACAAGGGCAAGGCCCCACTCACGGACAAGAACAACAAGCGCAAGAGGGACGCACAGGACAACAAGCACGAGGACGCACCCGTCGCACTCTTTGCTGCCGTCAAGGATACCGAGCTGGACGACATTTTTGCAAAGAGC GACGCCTTTTCTGCACCTGTGCCTGTTGCCAGCACATCAAAAGCTCATCTCCAGACGACATCTGAGCCCGCTGCcaaaaagggcaaaaagAGCCCTTCACCCAAAGTGcaaatggaagaggatgtggaagTAGACGACCAGAGCGAGAGCAAGAGTaccgaggaagaggaagaggacgaagatggagaggacaATGATGCCGAGCTTTCCgagattgatgaagagttgccggacgaggatgaggatgatgaggaagctTCTGATGTTGGGAGTGACGATGAGGCGGCCAAGGCTAAGGAGACtaaaaaggcaaagaagacCAAGCTCGGCAAGTATGTACCTGCCGAGGAATCGGTACAGGACAAGAACAGGAGGACTGCATTCATTGGTAACCTTCCTATCGACGCTGCAAAGTCCAAG TCGATATTGAAGCAACTCCGCGCGCACATCATGTCATTTGTCCCATCTGCCAAGATTGAATCCCTCCGATTCCGATCTGTTGCCTTTGCTACCCCTACCGCAGCGCTCCCCACTGAGGATCCCGAGAAGGACGCCAACCAGCGTGCGAAACGAGAAAAGGAGCGTGCTGCCGCGTGGAAGGCCAAGCAAAACActgatggagaggatgcAGAGCTTGACAAGGCCAAGGTGTTTATCGATGCcaaggggaaaagaaaagtcGCTTTCATCAAAAAAGAC TTCCACTCTGAGATTGACTCTTGTAACGCCTATGTCGTCTTTGCTTATCCTCACCCTGACCGAGCTGCCAATGTTGCCCCTATCCTCGATCCCTTTGAGGCTGCCGCCAAGTTCATCGCCTCTGCGAACAGCAGTACTTTTTCCGGGCGTACGATCCGCGTCGACTCTGTCCGCTTACCTTCTTCTGTCGCGCTCGCCGGCGCGTCCACTTCCTTGAGCAAGCGGGACGCTTGGCTGCCTAGTAACACCGACCCCAAGAAGAGTCTGTTTGTGGGCGGGTTGGACTATGCggccaaggaggaggatgtcaGGGTGTTTTTTGAAGAGTTGGTCAAGGCTGAGAGAGGTGCGAACAAGGAAGGGAGCGGAAAGTGGGTTACCGGTGTGAGGATTGTGAGAGATAAGGAGACTCAACTCGGCAAGGGTTTCGGTTACGTCCACTTTGCT GACCGAGAAAGCGTGGAAGAGATTCTCGCAATGGACGCTAAACAAATCAAATTCGCTAAACGAACGCTTCGTGTCCAGCCATGCAAGACTATTCCTACCGCCAACACTCTTCAAAACACTATCAAAAAGGTCGCTGCCGGCTCTGgaggcggtggtggtgcttCTTCCggcaagaaggacaagacCAAGAGACCTTATGTCCGACCGGGTGTTATCCCCAAGGGGAACCCTTTGCTCGGtgagaagctcaaggacCTGTCCAAGGAGGAACGAAAGACTATCAAGAGCTCTGACGCCGATCGACaggcgaggaggttggcgaagaagaaggccaagatgtctttggagaaggacaaggcGAAGGGTGCGGTCAAGTTGACGTTGACAAGgagcgagaaggagaagacgagtGCGTCAAAGAAGCccaaggcgaagaaggggaagaagagggcgcCGTCTGCGGTTgcaaagatgaagggttCAAGGGAGTAG
- a CDS encoding biotin-[acetyl-CoA-carboxylase] ligase has translation MPGPTPSAHQVLVYAGPGVSPLSLSHTLLTLRLLLLPHYTVQPAAPDLLAHQPWEPSCALLVVPGGRDLPYVDELTDKRPVTTRIKEYVQQGGRFLGICAGAYFASAEVRFDVGGGMEVAGKRDLAFFPGPSRGPVFQGFQYASESGSRAVVLDLESSKLETLNHIYYNGGGHFIFSSPPPPNVQILARFQETSSDPSEQQLVAAVFTQNGKGCTILSSVHPEYPLFDPPASNAIAKLDVRPSQVEVEMSDKARLSWVEELLIKLGLTPPQRLTAANRAKSLVDSDKEDPALLLHPTHPSPLFFLSHPNLPQLPEAAVNKPELRGKMKQKDGWNVLRDANDEIRFGTTEATSPERAASEDGITQWLAEARRTQPVFPPSIQDLSIQSDSTPPPPSPPDLHSLTKTILLPSPSVEYSSRWTPLFNFSTYWDELDQARKRSGRRSGVMRQGLDGQAERCSLGDCVLYGETVTSTQTMLDGNPLLLANLPTPLVFLASFQLSGRGRGSNMWLSPPGCLQFSLLLDLPASLSSKMVFIQYIMALAVCEAIDEDGRLGVRIKWPNDIYAEVEGVGGTEVGSGKKGKAKLGGILVNTSFVGGKWRIVVGCGINVLNALPTSSISQLHSLLAAKLSSTSSNKPLPPAPTMEGTFARIMSSFDAKWEQFIEEKGFKGFMDEYHGRWLHSGQDVLLTTTEPHTLVRILSITPDHGLLRCIPISDKPKTSTGLTPLYNRDVDAGEDDRGSWFPSVSRPGGAARAQTHNQSPFVDLQPDGNSFDLMSGLIKRKV, from the exons ATGCCAGGCCCGACGCCGTCCGCGCACCAGGTGCTCGTGTACGCGGGCCCCGGGGTGTCGCCGCTCTCCCTCTCGCACACGCTGCTcaccctccgcctcctcctcctcccgcaCTACACCGTCCAGCCAGCAGCCCCAGACCTCCTCGCACACCAGCCATGGGAACCCTCCTGCGCACTCCTCGTCGTCCCCGGCGGCAGGGATCTTCCCTACGTCGACGAGCTCACAGATAAAAGACCCGTCACAACCAGGATCAAAGAGTATGTCCAGCAAGGCGGCCGCTTCTTGGGCATATGCGCTGGCGCGTACTTTGCCAGTGCCGAGGTCAGGTTTGATGTCGGAGGCGGTATGGAAGTTGCCGGGAAGAGAGATCTG GCTTTTTTCCCTGGGCCTAGCAGAGGACCCGTATTCCAAGGTTTCCAGTATGCCTCTGAATCCGGATCCAGGGCTGTCGTCCTCGACCTCGAATCGTCCAAGCTCGAGACACTCAACCACATCTACTATAACGGCGGCGGCCACTTTATCTTTTCCTCGCCTCCCCCTCCAAACGTCCAAATCCTCGCTCGCTTCCAAGAAACCTCTTCCGACCCATCGGAACAACAGCTCGTCGCCGCCGTCTTCACCCAAAACGGCAAAGGCTGCACCATTCTCTCCTCTGTTCATCCAGAGTACCCTCTCTTCGACCCTCCGGCGAGTAACGCCATTGCTAAACTGGATGTTCGGCCATCCCAAGTGGAAGTTGAGATGAGCGACAAGGCCCGTTTGTCGTGGGTCGAGGAACTACTCATCAAGCTGGGGCTGACCCCTCCTCAACGTCTTACCGCCGCAAACCGAGCTAAATCCTTAGTCGACTCGGACAAGGAAGACCCggctctcctccttcaccccactcatccttcaccactcttcttcttgtcccaTCCCAACTTGCCGCAGTTACCCGAGGCAGCGGTGAACAAGCCAGAACTCAGGGGCAAGATGAAGCAAAAGGATGGGTGGAATGTTTTGAGGGATGCGAATGATGAGATTCGTTTTGGTACGACGGAAGCTACGTCGCCTGAACGAGCAGCGTCAGAAGATGGTATCACGCAATGGCTTGCGGAAGCCCGTCGTACCCAGCCCGTGTTCCCGCCTTCCATCCAAGATCTTTCTATACAATCCGACTCTACCCCACCACCTCCCTCTCCGCCCGATCTGCACTCTCTCACCAaaaccatcctccttccttcgccttcagTCGAATACTCGTCCAGATGGACTCCATTGTTCAACTTTTCTACTTACTGGGACGAGCTTGATcaggcgaggaagaggagcggTAGACGTTCTGGCGTGATGCGCCAGGGATTGGATGGGCAGGCCGAGAGGTGTTCATTGGGTGATTGTGTCTTGTACGGTGAAACAGTGACGAGCACTCAGACGATGCTTGACGGTAacccccttctcctcgccAATCTCCCTACACCgctcgtcttcctcgcaTCCTTCCAACTCTCGGGCCGAGGTCGAGGCTCCAACATGTGGTTATCCCCACCGGGCTGTCTTCAATTCTCACTCCTTCTCGATCTCCCCgcttctctttcatccaAGATGGTTTTCATCCAATACATCATGGCTCTTGCCGTCTGTGAAGCGAtcgatgaggatgggagaTTAGGCGTTAGGATCAAGTGGCCGAACGATATCTATGCAGAGGTTGAAGGCGTCGGTGGCACAGAGGTCGGTAGTGGGAAAAAGGGTAAGGCCAAGTTGGGTGGCATCTTGGTGAACACTAGTTTTGTCGgtgggaaatggaggatTGTTGTTG GATGTGGTATCAACGTTCTCAACGCTCTTCCcacatcatccatctcccaacTACATTCTTTACTCGCCGCCAAACTTTCGTCTACATCATCTAATAAACCTCTTCCGCCTGCACCTACCATGGAAGGCACCTTTGCTCGCATCATGAGCTCCTTCGATGCCAAGTGGGAACAATTCatcgaggagaagggcTTCAAAGGGTTCATGGATGAGTACCACGGAAGGTGGTTGCATTC CGGACAAGACGTTCttctcaccaccaccgaaCCCCACACTCTCGTCCGTATCCTCAGTATCACCCCAGACCACGGTCTTCTCCGCTGTATCCCCATCTCCGACAAACCTAAAACCTCTACCGGTCTCACACCCTTGTACAACAGGGACGTCGACGCTGGCGAGGATGATCGTGGTTCTTGGTTTCCTTCTGTTTCTAGGCCTGGAGGAGCTGCTCGAGCCCAAACGCATAATCAGTCACCGTTTGTGGACCTCCAGCCGGATGGGAACAGTTTTGATTTGATGAGTGGCTTGATCAAGCGGAAGGTGTAA